The segment GTGCGGATGGGCGCGAGCGGATTGCGCAGTTCATGTCCGAGGGTCGCCAGGAACTCGGTCTTCCGCCGGTCCGCTTCCGACAGGTCGGCGGCGATCTGGCGAAGTTCGTCTTCCAGCCGTTTCCGCTCGGTCTGATCGCGCATCACCTTCATGAAGCCGAGCAGGTTTCCTGCGTCGTCATGTAGCCCGGTCGTTACGCCAGCGGCCCAGAAGCGACTTCCATCTTTGCGCTGCATCCAGCGATCGTCGCTGGCGCTGCCGACCGCCGCCGCTTGATCGAGTTCGGCCTGGGCGATGCCGCATTGCAGGTCTTCCGGCGTGAAGATCAACTCGACGACGTTCTGGCCGATAAACTCCTCTTCGTCGAAGCCCAGGACCCGCTGAACCCCCTCATTCCACGAAGTGGCGCGTCCGTCCGCGTCGGTCATGAAGATGGCGTAGTCCTGCACTTGCTCGACCAGCGTGCGGAATCGGAGCTCGCTTTCCTGCCGCTCGATTTCGCTTTTGCGACGCTCGGTAATATCGGTGAACAAGATCGCCACATGCGGGCTCCCTTCCTGACCGACTCGAAACGCATAGACGTCGAACCAGCGGCCGTCGAGCGCTTTCGCCTCTTGAACGAAGCGAATCGATTCGCCCGACGTTGCGACCTGTCCGTACGTCTGGAACCAAAGTTCTTCGTGGTCGGGCGCCAGCTCGCGCATCCGTTTGCCGATCGCGTCGACCAGGCCTGTCTGCTTTTCGAACGCAGGATTGATTTCCAAAAAGCGATAATCGTTCGGTTTGCCGGCGTCGTCAAACAGCATCTCGATGACGCAGAACCCTTCGTCGATGGTGTTAAAGAGCGTGTGGTAACGCTCTTCGTGCATGCGCGATTCTTTTTCGATCGAGCGGCGCTGCGAGATGTCGCGGAAGACGAGAACCGCGCCGACGATCTGGCCGGAGGAGTCTCGAATCGGCGCCGCGCTATCGTCGATAAAACGCTCGGAACGATCTTTGGCGATCAAAATGGTGTGGTTCGCCAGACCGACGATCATTCCTTCACGCAGCGCTCGATCGGCCGGATTCTCGACCGTAGCCCGGGTCGTCTCGTTGACGATCTCAAAAACGGCGGTCAGGGAGCGTCCGCTCGCTTCCTTGTTCGTCCACCCGGTCAACTGTTCGGCGACGGGATTCAGAAAGGTGATCTTTCCCGCGGCGTCGGTGCTGATAACCGCGTCGCCGATGCTGGTCAGCGTGATGTGAAGCCGTTCCTTTTGCTCGGCGAGAATCGCGGCCGCTTTCGCCTTTTGGCGGATGTTGCGCACCGCGAGATAAAACGCGACGCAGACCGAGGCGATGCCGAGCGTCGCCGAAAGGAGGATCGTCGCGATCGCAGTCCGAAAGCTCGTCTCCGACTGCTGTGCGCGCCGCCGCAATTGGTCATGCTCAAACTGCTGCATTTCGTCGATCGACTGACGGACGTTTTCCATCAATCCGCGGCCGATATCGCTATCGACCAATTTCAAAGCGGCCTCGCGATCGCCGCCGTTCATCAGGTCGAGCGTCCGCTGCAATTCATCCAGCTTGTCGGCGACGTTTCGCTCCAGGCCTGGCATTCGTTCTTGTTGAACGGTGTCGTCGGCGATCGCAGTTTTGATCTTGTCGAGTTGCGCGGGGACTTCAGCCAGCGCGGCGTTGTACGGTTCGAGATACTTCTTGTCTTCGGTCAGCAGATAGCCGCGCTGGCCGGTTTCGGCGTCTTTGACCAGCGAGAGAAGGCCTTCGAGTTCGGCGATCACCTGCTGCGTGGCGAAGACGCGGCGATGGTTGTCAATCAAACGAACGGTGTTGACGTAGCCGAGGATGGCGCCGGCCAGCAGAATCGCCAGGGCGATGCCGAAGCAAAAAAAGGCGATTTCCCAACGACGCTTACGCCGCTGGATCGCGTGGGATTCTGAAGAGGGTTGACTGCCGTCGAATGGAGAGGGCATTGAACTGGCGGGCTCGAGTTCCATGTCCGTCGTTTCTCGCCGTTGCGCACGGCGAGCCGAACGTCGCTATGTTTAATAATCGCTCCTGTACGTCTGACCTGCCTCAGACTGCAAAACCTAGACTGTCGCCCGAATGTCTAAGCTGGCTAACGCTTTAGGATAGGGGATTGCGTTAAAAAGTCTATGGGCGCACAGGAAGATCAAGCGGACGATTGACGCTGCGGTTGCACGGATCTTCCCCAAAAAAGAGGGAAACAGGGCCATTCTATGGGGCGGCCGACTCCAATTCCTCCGCTTTTTCCGCCAGCGGGGAGGTCGCCGGCGTTGAACCGCGCGAGGAGACGTTGCCCCGATTTTGAAGCTGACGCCGTCGCGACATCTTTTTCCCTAGGCGAATTTGCGATGGACCGACAGTAATTTGTTGCGCGTCGATGGCTTACTGTGGCGGAGGCAGTATTTCCACACCGTAGCGCGGCGCCGCTTCCAGCAGCTTTTGGATATCTTCTTCGGTCGGAGGTTGCGGCTGATCTTCTTCGGAGGCGAGCAGCTGTCCGACTTCCAAAAACATTTCTTCCAGCCCCGCCGGAGCGACGGTGATCAGCATGCGGGCCGGTTGATCGCTTTCGTTTTTAAAGCAATGCCGACTGCCGATCGGCATGTTCAAAAAGCAGCCCGGCCCGGCGATGATTTGTTCATCTTCCAGCGTGAAGGTAATCTCTCCTTCCAAGACGTAGAACGCTTCTTCTTCGCGGCGATGAATATGCGGAGGAGGTCCGCCGCCGAGAGGAACGGTCGCGTCCATCATTGCGTAAGTTCCGCCGGTCTCTTCGCCGGTCGCCAGCAGTCGATAGGCGTCTCCAACAACCGCAACTCGTCTTCCTTGACCTTCGGGGCGAATGGTCGCCGCGTGTTGCATTTCCACCGTTCTTCTCCTCGCATATTTTTGCGTCGACTCTTTCCAACGTGAAGGTCGATCTAGCTCAAATCGTAGCATCTGCGCGAGACGCTGACGATCTGGGGTCGGAGCCGAATTAATCAGCCCGGTGGAGCGTCGGCTCGCCCCAGACGGTCAAATTGTGGAGCGGATTCGACTCCGGGTGCGGAATCGTTTGCAACACCAGCGATACGACGTCGCTATCCGGCAGCGGAACGTCGAGCGATTGGGGAGGATCGGTTGGCGTCAGATAGTCGGTCCGAGCCGCTTCTTTGCCGTTGATGATCACGGCGAAAGCGACTCGCCCCGCTTCGCCGGCGGTTGGATGCAAACCGACGCGGCAAGTAAAGCGATCGTAAACGCCGCCGGGGCCAAACTTGTACGGCAGCGCGTAGGGAGTTCCCATCCCCAGACCGAAGCGAATCTCACTTGGCTCCTTCTCCGCGGCGAAAGCCAGCGGGTGAAGATTCCGCTCGGCGTCCATCGCCTGGTTGATCAGATAGGGAGTGACGTAATAGGGATGCGCGATCATCCGCATCGTCGCGTCCGATTCCCATGCGGTAAGCGGTTGACTTGCCAGTCGCTCCACTTGCTCCGGCTCGAAACGTTGCGTGTGCAGGCAGAACGCCGTGTAGAGAATGTCGGCCGTATGCTTGGCATTGTAGATCGCGGCGGTTTGTCGATGCTTGTCGGCCAGTTCCGTATCGCCGGCCAGGTTCGCTTGCATCAGCGGGATGATCAACCCGGCCGCGTGTGCTCGGAGCAAGCGTTGCCGCTGATAGATCTGCGCCGCCGCTTCCGGCACGCTCGTTCCCAGAAGTTGCGGCTCGTAATCCGATTCGGGAATCACATAGTTCCCAATGTCGGCCACGCCGCCGTAGCCGAACAGAAAGTTCTTGTTCGCCATCTCTGGCGTCGGCGGCAGCAAACGGCGGAGAGTCGCTTCGTCGATCGGGCTGCTGTGGGCGCACGGACAACCGGGATCTTCGTTCCAATGACAAAGCACGCCGAGAAACTTCAGCGCCTCGTCCGGCTCGTTCGCCGCCAACTGGTCGAGCGCATTCTGGAGATACCACTGCATGTCGGGAAGGCTCGCTTCAATCGTGCCGACGTCATGCAGGCTCACACGAACCGGCGGAAGGCAATAACGATCGAGCTCCGGCGACTTGCCGCCGGCATGACGATCTTGCAGCGAAGTGTAGTCCGAGCGGAGACGCTCCCAATGCTCCTCGGCCAGTAGCTCCTTTTGCCAATCAGGCAAACTTGCAACCGCCCAGCTTCGAATCAGCTTGTGACCTCTTCCCCAGCCATAAGCGTTGTCGGCCAGCGGCGACAGCAACGAGCAGGCGACCAGAAACAGGCCAACGCCTTTCCGGCGGACGAGTCGGTACGCGGCGCTTCGGATCAGGTACATCGGCGTCAAAGCTCCTAGTGGCGAGAAAAGCAGAGCTGCGTTGGATCGAAGCGGCGTGACGGCAGGCTTCGATCGGCGGGGAAGGAAAAAACGGCGGGAACGACAAGGCGGGGAAGTTGGCGGTGCGAAAGCCGCCCCTTTATCCTAGCAGGGAACGTGGGAATATCGAGAATCGACGAATAAGTTTTGCGGAAGGAGTCGGATTCGACCGCCAAATCTCCGGAATGCTAGGCAACGTACTTAAATTTCCCTATTCTCACAGCAGACGCGGATCGAACTTCTTC is part of the Blastopirellula sediminis genome and harbors:
- a CDS encoding cupin domain-containing protein — encoded protein: MQHAATIRPEGQGRRVAVVGDAYRLLATGEETGGTYAMMDATVPLGGGPPPHIHRREEEAFYVLEGEITFTLEDEQIIAGPGCFLNMPIGSRHCFKNESDQPARMLITVAPAGLEEMFLEVGQLLASEEDQPQPPTEEDIQKLLEAAPRYGVEILPPPQ
- a CDS encoding PAS domain S-box protein — its product is MELEPASSMPSPFDGSQPSSESHAIQRRKRRWEIAFFCFGIALAILLAGAILGYVNTVRLIDNHRRVFATQQVIAELEGLLSLVKDAETGQRGYLLTEDKKYLEPYNAALAEVPAQLDKIKTAIADDTVQQERMPGLERNVADKLDELQRTLDLMNGGDREAALKLVDSDIGRGLMENVRQSIDEMQQFEHDQLRRRAQQSETSFRTAIATILLSATLGIASVCVAFYLAVRNIRQKAKAAAILAEQKERLHITLTSIGDAVISTDAAGKITFLNPVAEQLTGWTNKEASGRSLTAVFEIVNETTRATVENPADRALREGMIVGLANHTILIAKDRSERFIDDSAAPIRDSSGQIVGAVLVFRDISQRRSIEKESRMHEERYHTLFNTIDEGFCVIEMLFDDAGKPNDYRFLEINPAFEKQTGLVDAIGKRMRELAPDHEELWFQTYGQVATSGESIRFVQEAKALDGRWFDVYAFRVGQEGSPHVAILFTDITERRKSEIERQESELRFRTLVEQVQDYAIFMTDADGRATSWNEGVQRVLGFDEEEFIGQNVVELIFTPEDLQCGIAQAELDQAAAVGSASDDRWMQRKDGSRFWAAGVTTGLHDDAGNLLGFMKVMRDQTERKRLEDELRQIAADLSEADRRKTEFLATLGHELRNPLAPIRTGLEVLKSAQHDPDLVVKVLSTMERQAQQMARLIDDLLDVSRITRGKLELRTREIKLEEAVRSAVEATQPFLDEANHTLTVSLPDEPVTLNADLNRLAQIFSNLLNNAAKYTPDGGHIALTAQCEDGEVIVSVKDDGVGIPFEQQAQIFEMFAQIDRPLEKGYSGLGIGLTLVKQLVELHKGSIEVHSDGADRGSEFRVHLPISGEPERESPAELAAIPKRKKLRVLIVDDNKAAATMLKMVVKMLGNDVTTADDGEQAIAAAEEFAPDIVLMDLGMPRMNGYEAARFIRQQPWGQKMVLVALTGWGQDEDRQRTAEAGFNHHLVKPAEPSDLQQLFASIESSDA
- a CDS encoding NPCBM/NEW2 domain-containing protein; its protein translation is MYLIRSAAYRLVRRKGVGLFLVACSLLSPLADNAYGWGRGHKLIRSWAVASLPDWQKELLAEEHWERLRSDYTSLQDRHAGGKSPELDRYCLPPVRVSLHDVGTIEASLPDMQWYLQNALDQLAANEPDEALKFLGVLCHWNEDPGCPCAHSSPIDEATLRRLLPPTPEMANKNFLFGYGGVADIGNYVIPESDYEPQLLGTSVPEAAAQIYQRQRLLRAHAAGLIIPLMQANLAGDTELADKHRQTAAIYNAKHTADILYTAFCLHTQRFEPEQVERLASQPLTAWESDATMRMIAHPYYVTPYLINQAMDAERNLHPLAFAAEKEPSEIRFGLGMGTPYALPYKFGPGGVYDRFTCRVGLHPTAGEAGRVAFAVIINGKEAARTDYLTPTDPPQSLDVPLPDSDVVSLVLQTIPHPESNPLHNLTVWGEPTLHRAD